The proteins below come from a single Metarhizium brunneum chromosome 1, complete sequence genomic window:
- the PET100 gene encoding Protein PET100: MGGLNLEVFKFGMYVMFPIGIMYYFGTNLDDRFSVPNFWPRPEECNKLPRDRDEVKAEYERIVARQRFRQAQLQEEQRQRALLQGNRNNGSDS, encoded by the exons ATGGGCGGTCTAAATCTAGAGGTGTTCAAG TTTGGCATGTATGTCATGTTTCCCATCGGCATCATGTACTACTTCGGCACGAATCTCGATGATCGCTTCTCGGTACCGAATTTCTGGCCGAGACCCGAAGAGTGCAATAAGCTTCCGCGCGACAGGGACGAAGTCAAGGCCGAGTATGAACGCATTGTTGCGCGACAGAGGTTTCGACAGGCCCAGCTTCAGGAAGAGCAGCGTCAACGGGCTTTGTTACAGGGAAACCGGAATAACGGAAGCGActcttga
- the NUDT21 gene encoding Cleavage and polyadenylation specificity factor subunit 5: MSTIPPSAQQSAYPPTIPLDFNSKQPDKVTLYPLSNYTFGVKETQPEEDPSVIARLKRLEEHFSEHGMRRTCEGILVCHEHNHPHILMLQIANAFFKLPGDYLRPEDDEEAGFKARLDERLAPVGRIGEGEEAGDWEVGDCLAQWWRPNFETFMYPFVPAHVTRPKECKKLYFIHLPKTKVLSVPKNMKLLAVPLFELYDNTARYGPQLSAIPHLLSRYNFEFVDEDGNVVAMTPGAGPPEGYVPKTKVLAGEDMEMKEENGTI; the protein is encoded by the exons ATGTCAACAATACCGCCCTCTGCGCAGCAGTCCGCCTATCCACCCACCATACCGCTTGATTTCAACTCGAAGCAGCCAGACAAGGTCACACTGTACCCTTTATCAAACTATACTTTCGGTGTCAAGGAGACGCAGCCTGAAGAAGACCCCTCTGTAATTGCAAGACTCAAGCGCCTGGAGGAGCATTTTTCTGAGCATGGCATGCGTCGTACATGTGAGGGCATCCTCGTGTGCCACGAGCACAACCACCCGCATATTTTGATGCTTCAGATCGCAAACGCCTTTTTCAAGCTCCCTGGAGACTATCTGCGgcccgaagacgacgaggaagcagGCTTCAAGGCTAGATTAGACGAAAGATTGGCCCCTGTGGGCCGGATAGGTGAAGGCGAAGAAGCTGGGGACTGGGAAGTTGGTGACTGCCTCGCGCAATGGTGGCGACCAAACTTCGAGACCTTCATGTATCCCTTTGTTCCCGCCCATGTCACACGGCCAAAGGAATGCAAGAAACTCTATTTCATTCACTTGCCCAAAACAA AAGTGTTGAGCGTACCAAAGAATATGAAGCTCCTTGCAGTACCTCTTTTCGAGCTCTACGACAACACTGCTCGATATGGACCACAGCTCTCAGCAATTCCGCATCTTCTCAGCCGCTACAATTTTGAGTTTGTTGACGAAGATGGCAATGTTGTGGCCATGACACCTGGTGCTGGTCCCCCCGAGGGCTATGTACCCAAGACAAAAGTTTTGGCTGGCGAAGACATGGAAATGAAGGAAGAAAATGGTACAATTTAG
- the lbsA gene encoding Lactobacillus shifted protein, with translation MASSQLRSIGAFARQLRLPRRAFTTTTRQLEAAVPATSRTETALAEESQPKPIEQAPNRVDVWSRSQKPRSNAMTGPRFEQTDFDLQPQPLSAMEMIHREPVRWTHDRIVACDGGGGPAGHPRIFINTDKPEIATCNYCGVPYANEHHRKHLESLPKTSYPLS, from the exons ATGGCGTCCTCTCAATTGAGATCGATTGGCGCGTTCGCACGCCAATTGCGTCTTCCCCGACGTGCATTTACCACCACTACTCGCCAACTCGAGGCTGCTGTCCCTGCAACTTCCAGAACCGAGACTGCTCTAGCAGAAGAGAGTCAACCCAAGCCTATCGAACAGGCCCCAAACCGTGTTGATGTTTGGTCTCGCAGCCAGAAGCCCCGGTCGAATGCTATGACCGGACCTCGTTTTGAACAGACCGACTTTGATCTCCAG CCTCAACCTCTGTCGGCTATGGAAATGATACACAGGGAGCCTGTCCGGTGGACACATGATCGCATCGTAGCCTGtgatggaggcggcggccctGCCGGCCACCCTAGAATTTTCATCAACACTGACAAGCCTGAAATCGCGACCTGCAACTACTGCGGTGTTCCCTAT GCCAATGAGCACCATCGAAAGCACCTAGAGTCCCTCCCCAAGACCTCATATCCGTTGTCATGA